From the Actinomycetota bacterium genome, the window GCGTGCCGACGTGGCGGCCGCCGCCGGAGTGGGTCTCGATGATCTGGTGAATGCCGGCGACAGGGGAGCGGCGGTCGAGGCCATGGCGCGAGGTGCCGCCGTGATCGTCCAGGACCTGTACCGGCAAGGGCGCCTCGACGGGATTCTCGGCCTCGGGGGATCGGGCGGCTCATCGTTGATCAGCTACTCGATGCGCCTGCTTCCGATCGGTGTGCCGAAGCTGCTGGTCTCGACGATGGCATCGGGCGAGACCCGCCCGTACGTCGGCACGGCCGACATCGCCATGATGTACTCGGTGGTCGACATCGCGGGCATCAACGAGATCTCGGCGAGGATCCTGGGGAACGCGGCCGCGGGCATCGCAGGTATGGCGAAGGCCCACGAGGCCTATGTTCCTGCGGACACGGGGAAGCCGCTCGTCGGAGCGACCATGTTCGGGGTGACGACGCCGTCGGTCACCGTGGCCCGAGAATGGCTGGAGGATCACGGCTACGAGGTGCTCGTCTTCCACGCCACGGGGACCGGGGGACAGTCGATGGAAGCGCTCATGGAGAGCGGCTACATCACCGCATCCCTGGACATCACGACCACCGAACTCGTCGACGAGCTGGTCGGCGGTGTGCTCTCGGCCGGACCGGACCGGCTCGAGATGGCCGGTCGGCTCGGCATACCGCAAGTCGTCTCGCTCGGCGCGCTCGACATGGGCAACTTCGGACCGATCAACACGGTTCCGGACGAGTACAAGGACCGCAACCTCTACGTGCACAACCCCACGGTCACGTTGATGCGGACCACTCCCGAGGAGTGTGCACGGCTGGGCCGCACGATCGCCGCCAAGTTGAACCAGGCCAAAGGCCCCCTCACGGTGTTCATCCCGCTCAAGGGCGTGTCGGCGATCGCCACGGAGGGGGGCGTGTTCTACGACCCGGAGGCCGACGAGGCGCTGATCACCGAACTCGAGGCCCACCTCGACCCCTCGGTCGAGGTGATCGAGATGGACACCGATGTGAACGACCCGGAGTTCGCCACCGCCATGGCGCAACGCCTCGACGAGCACTATCGGGCCTGGGCGGCGTCACGCCCGCAAGCCTGACCACAACAGCTACAAGAGAGAGGGGAGGAGGACCATGACCATGACGGGACAAGAGGCGCTGGCGAAGTTGCGCAAGACGCTCGACGGCGGCGGCGTGATCATCGGAGCGGGAGCCGGTACCGGTATCTCGGCGAAGTGTGCCGAGGCCGGCGGGACGGATCTCATCATCATCTACAACTCCGGTCGGTATCGCATGGCGGGACGAGGCTCGCTCGCAGGGCTCATGCCCTACGGCGATGCGAATGCGATCGTGATCGACATGGCCAGCGAGGTGCTGCCGATCGTGAAGCACACACCGGTCCTGGCGGGGGTGTGTGGCACGGACCCGTTCCGGCTGATGGACAAGTTCCTCGACGAGGTGGAGGAGACGGGGTTCGCCGGTGTGCAGAACTTCCCGACGGTCGGCCTGATCGACGGGACGTTTCGCAAGAATCTCGAAGAGACCGGGATGGGCTACGGCCTCGAGGTCGAGATGATCCGTCTCGCCCACGAAAAGGGCCTGTTGACGACTCCGTACGTGTTCGACGAGGAGTCGGCCCAGGCGATGGCGGAGGCGGGGGCGGACGTCGTCGTGGCCCACATGGGGCTGACCACGAAGGGCTCGATAGGCGCCGAGACCGCCCTGACGATCGAGGGAGCGGCCGAACGTGTGCAACGCATACGTGATGCAGCGGTCGCGGTGAGAGACGACATTATCGTCTTGTGCCATGGAGGTCCCATCGCCGAGCCGGAGGATGCCGAGTACGTCCTTCGCAACACGAGCGGTGTCGCGGGGTTCTTCGGCGCATCCAGCATGGAGCGCCTGCCCACGGAGATCGCCATGACCGCAAACATGAAGAGGTTCAAGAGCATCAGTCGCTAGGAGGCCGGCGCCGATCGGCAAAGGAGACAACATGGCAGACGAGAGCAAGATCGTAAAACAGTTCCTTGGCGACGAGGACTTCCCGATCGATTGGGACAACGAGGGGGAGAAGGGTCTCTTCTGGGTCTACGACGACCTGCACTGCCCGCAGCCGTTGTCCCCGATGTACTTCGACATCGGAGGATGGTGGCTGACCTGCGACCACATGTTCCGCAGATTCGGCACACCCTTCGCTTCCGACTGGATCGCCAAGAACGTCAACGGGTATCTCTACACCGCCGCGGTACCGGCCGATCCGGACTTCAAGGTCGAAGCGATGGAATACGGCAACGTGTACTACCCGCGGGTTCCCAAGGACGATCCGGAATACGCTTCCAAGATCGGCGCCTATCTGGGTGCGGTCCTGCCGACATATGGACAGAATTTCGCCGATTGGTGGCGGGACCGGTTGGTGCCCGAGATGCGCAGGAACTTCGACTATCTGGAGGATCGCATCGATCGCTGGGAGGAGATCCCACTCATGGAGTGGGCGACCATCCTCGAAGATGCGATGGACATCCACGACCGTCACTGGAAGATCCACTGGATGCTGAACTTCGCTCAGCTCTCGGCCACGCTCAACCTTCAGGCCGTCATGGAGGAGGTACGGGGCGAGGCGGATCCGGTGCTCCTGGGCCGGTTGCAGAACTCCGCCGAGGACCGCAACTGGGACTCGATCGGGGCGTTGTGGAAGATGAAGGAGGAGATCAAGGGCGACGCCGAGTTGTCGGAGATGTTCGCCAAGGACACCGGGACGGAGGTGCTCGAAGCCCTCGAGGCATCCGAGCGGGGCCGCACGTTCATCGCAGAGCGGCTCAAGCCGTATCAGCGTGAGTTCGGTTGGCACGCCGTGTGGAGTCACGAGTTCATCTTCGCCACCCGGTTCGAGAGGGCCCAGCCGGTGCTCGAAGTCATCAAGGGCTATCTCGAGACCGACTACGACTACCCGTCCACGGTGAAGCACCTCGCGGAGGATATCGCCGCGGCCTCGGCCGAGATGCTCGAGGGTCTCGAAGGTGAGGCGCTCGAGAAGATGCGAGTGGCCAACGAGATCAACCTGAAGATGGCTCCGCTGACGCCGGACCATCATTTCTACATCGACCAGGGCAGCAACGCCCACGTGCGGCTGGTCCTGGTGTGCATCGGCCGGCATCTGGTGAAGATGGGGGTTCTCGACGAGCCGGACGACGTGATCTACCTGAAGTACAACGAGCTGCGGTACTTCATGGGCGATCCGGAGAACTTCGATGCGCGCGGCATCATTGCCAAGCGAAAGGCCGAGCGAGAGGCCGCCTACGCGGTCCGGCCGAAGGACTGGATCGGCACGGCGACCGAGTCCCAGCTCGAGTTCCCCTACCTGGGCCTCTGGGGATTCCCGGATCGGCTCTACATGGAGCAGCCGGAGGCCGAAGATCAGATCGCGGGTCTGGCCGCCTCGCCGGGTGTGTACCAGGGAACCGCCAAGGTTGTGCTCAGCGTCGACGAGTTCGACCTGGTCAACAAGGGCGACATCCTGGTGTGTCAGATGACCAACCCGGCCTGGGTGACGCTGTTCACCAAGATCAGTGGCCTGGTGACCGACGCGGGTGGTCTCACGTCACACCCGGCCGTGCTTGCCCGTGAGTTTGGAATCCCGGCAGTGATCGGGACCTCGGTGGCGACGGAAAAGATCAGAACGGGCGACCGCCTCCGGGTCAACGGTTCGACTGGCGTCGTGGAGATCCTCTCCGAGGGAGACAAGGAGGGAGACGTTATCGGGTCTGACCTATTCAGGACATGAGTGCTCCAACCGGGCATCATCCGGATCCTGTGGAGCGCAACGTACTGAGTGCGCAGGTGAAGGACCGGATCTTGCAGCAGATCCTCGAAGGTGAGCTGGCACCCGGGTCTCGTATCGTCGAGACCCGGATTGCCCGCGAGCTCGGAACGAGCCAGGCCCCGGTGCGCGAGGCGCTCCGGGACCTGGCGACGCTCGGCCTCGTGGACATGGAGCCCTATCGCGGGGCTCGTGTCCGGCGGCCGACGAAGGTCGAGCTCGTGGAAGCGATGGAGGTGCGCGCAGAGTTGGAGGCACTCGCCGCCAGACGGGCCGCCACCCGTGTCGACGACGGCGTGTTGGCGGATCTCCGAGCATTGATCGACGAGATGCAGCGCTTCGCAGACGTCGGGGACACGCATGCCCATGCGTTGAACAACACCGAATTCCACGCGACCGTGGTGCGAGCATCCGGCAACAGGACCCTGGAGCGGACATGGTCGATGCTGGAGCCGTACGCTCGCACCTACGTCACCGCCATGGCCCCCGGAACCGACCTGACATGGCTCACGCAGCGCCATGTCGGCATCGTCGAGGCGCTCGAAGCTCGAGATCCCGAGCGAGCAGCCGAGGCCATGCGGGTCCATGCCCGTGAGGCCCAGGAACTGATCCTGGCCATGGATGAATCGATGTTCGGCAAGAAGACCTCCGGCGCCGAGGGGGATGATTGAGCCCGACGAGTGGAGACAACCGACGCCGCCTGCACGAGCCGAGCGCACGCCGAGCGGCCTTGGCCTCCTGAGCGTTCACACCGCCCTGTCGATGCGCGGTGTCGCACCACCGGGAGCCTCGGGGCCGGAGCCGGCCGACCGGTCTCGGTCCAGTGCTCACAACAGTCTGAGAAGAAGAGAAACGATGCGGTCATCACCGATGCGCCGCGAGTAGGGAGCAGAATCATGTTGCAACTGTCTGAGGAGATGTCCGCCGGGGATGCACGCCTGCGGGTGGATGTCTACGGATCCCACCCCATCGACCATGTGCTGGAGGACATGAGCTTCCTCAACTACCGGTTGGCCGATGTGCGCCTCGAGCCCGAGGTCACGCTGAGCGCTCCGGGCATCGTCTGGAACCAGGAAGGCGCCAAGGCGATCTCGTACGACGGCAACGTCATGACCTTCGACGGCGACTGGGCCGAGGGGCCACTCCAGAAGGTCATCGTGACCATGCTGGCGTTGCGGATGGAAGCCGTCGGCCTGCACCCGTTTCACGCTTCCGCGGTGCGGTATCGTGACAAGACGATCGTCTTCCTGGGCGGTGAGTCGAACCACGGCAAGAGCATGGGTCAGATCGAGGCGTGCAGGCGCGGCGGGCGGCTCGTGTCCACGGAGACGACCGTGATCGACGAGTCCGGACGAGCGGTCATGGGATCCAAGGACGTGTTTCTGAAGAAGCGGGCCAAGGGAACCGAACGAGCGGACAAGGCCGCACCCAATCAGGGAGTGACCAAGTTCTTCGGCGAGATGCCCACGTGGGAGACCTATGAGGAGCCGAGCAAGGTCGACGTCGTGATCGTACCGGCGATCGACGGCAACTTCGCACCCAGCATGGTGGAGATGATTCCCTTCGAGGCGCAGTTTCAGACGCTGCACTCGTTGCAGAACTACTTCCTGCTGAACGAGCTGCTCGCTCCCGGATGGCCGATGCCCATCGTCGACACCGAAGCTCTCCGCAAGAAGCGTGCCGGCTTCGTGCAGTCGTTCTGCGATCTCCCGTACTTCTTCATCCGCGCCGCCACACCCCAGGTGCTGATGGACGAGGTCGACAAGGTGATCTGAGAGGAGTTCGATGGAGGTGGGTGCAGGCAACCCGGCGTCGGATCGGTCGGTCGTGCGAAGAGGCGAAACGCCATGATGCAGGCCTTCGGATACGCGCGGCCGCACAGCCTGTCGGAGACTCTGAGCCTGCTGAGCGAACACGGCTCGCAGGCCCGCGTCCTCGCCGGCGGAACCGACCTGATCGTCGGTATGCGGTCCGGGAAACTGTCGGCGCGCATGGTCATCGATCTCAAGCGGGTCGGTGAGCTGCAGCCGGCGATCACCGAGCAGGATGGTGCCGTGCGGATCGGCGCAACGGTCGTGCTCACCGACGTGATCGAAGACGAACGCGTCAAGGATGCCTTCCCCGCCTTGATCGAGGCGGTGTCGGTGGTCGGATCGGTCCAGATTCGCAACCGAGCGACACTTGCCGGGAACATCTGCAACGCATCGCCCGGCGCGGACACGGTCCCCGCCCTGATGATCTACGACGCGGTCGTGAACGTGGTGAGCGAGTCGGGTGAGCGTCGGGTCCCACTCGTCCGGTTCTTCGTCGGGCCGGGGCAGACGGTGCTCGGCCCGGGCGAGATCGTCACGTCGATCGATCTGCCGATTCCCGACCGGCCCGTCGGGGCCGCATTCGAGCGGATCGCCCGCCGGAGGGGGATGGACCTGTCCGCAGTCAATGTCGGCTGTCTGGTCGCAGGAGATGGCGTCACCCGTTTCGCCTACGGCGCCGTCGGCCCGACGGCCTTCGCCGTCGAGGATCGGAGCGGCCGTCTGGCAGACCCCGACTTGGGCGAGGAAGAGAAGGAGCACCTCTTGAGCGATCTCGCTGCGCAGGCCCGTCCCATATCCGACCTGCGGGCAAGCCGCGAGTACCGCCAGGCGATGCTGCCGGTGCTCAGCAAACGGGCACTTGCGGCCGCTCTTGGACGGCTGACGGGATGGTTGTGATGCAGACAGGGACCATTCCGATCTCCTTCACCGTCAATGGCAGGCGATGCTCGCTGGAGGTGGCGCCCCACCACACGCTCCTGGATGTCCTTCGTGACCAGTTGGAGCTCACCGGCACGAAAGAGTGCTGTACGGAAGGCGAGTGTGGCGCCTGCACGGTGCTCGTCGACGGTCGTTCGGTCAACTCCTGCCTCATGCTGGCCGCAGAAGCGCACGGAGCCGAGATCATGACGGTCGAGGGTCTCGCAACCGACGGCCGGCTCGCTCCGCTGCAGGAGGCGTTCCTCGACGAGGGTGCCCCGCAGTGTGGATTCTGCATTCCCGGCCAGTTGATGTCGGCCCACGCCCTGCTGAACCAGAATCCTCACCCCGTCCTCGAGGATGTCCGCGAGGCCCTGGCGGGCAACCTCTGTCGATGCGCGGGATACGTGCAGATCACCAAGGCGGTGCTCGCCGCCGCCGAAAAGGGGGACCGATGAGCGCCAACGTCATCGGAAGCTCGCCTCGCAGGGTCGGTGGGATCGGGCGTGTCACCGGCGCCCAGGAGTACGTGGCCGACATCCGTCTGGCCGACGTGCTCCACGTCAAGCTCGTGCGCCTCGACTGTGCACGAGCCCGGCTTCTCTCGATCGACGGTACCGCCGCGATGCGCGTTCGCGGGGTCCGTCTCGTGCTCACCGCCGCCGACCTGCCACAGCCGGTTCCCCGCTTCGGCCCCAAGTTCAGGGACCGGCCGATCCTCGCCGTCGCTGAGACCAAATACCATGGCGAGCCGGTGGCGGCGGTAGCCGCCGAGACGCGAGACGCGGCCGAGGAGGCGGCGCGCCTCGTCCACGTGGACTATGAGGTGCTCGACGGCGGTGTCTTCAGTGTGGCCGGGGCGCTCGATCCGACATCACCACTCGTTCAGGATCCCGCGATTCGTCCGAACGACCCGCTCGCCGACACGAACACCCTACGCGAACACGATTTCGGCTGGGGCGATGTCGATGCGACGCCGGCGGATCTCGTCGTCGAGAACACCTACTCGTTCCCGATGGTCACCCACTTCACGATCGAGCCGCACGGCTTCATGGCGGCTCCCGACGGCGACGGGATCACCGTGTGGAGTTCCATCCAGCACCCGTACCTGCTGCAGAAGACCATCGCCGAGCTCTTGGATCTGCCTTTGGCCAAGGTGCGCGTCTTCGCTCC encodes:
- a CDS encoding UPF0261 family protein, whose amino-acid sequence is MATVVLLGTLDTKATEYAFLKDRIAEANCDVVVINAGVLGDPDYPTDYSRADVAAAAGVGLDDLVNAGDRGAAVEAMARGAAVIVQDLYRQGRLDGILGLGGSGGSSLISYSMRLLPIGVPKLLVSTMASGETRPYVGTADIAMMYSVVDIAGINEISARILGNAAAGIAGMAKAHEAYVPADTGKPLVGATMFGVTTPSVTVAREWLEDHGYEVLVFHATGTGGQSMEALMESGYITASLDITTTELVDELVGGVLSAGPDRLEMAGRLGIPQVVSLGALDMGNFGPINTVPDEYKDRNLYVHNPTVTLMRTTPEECARLGRTIAAKLNQAKGPLTVFIPLKGVSAIATEGGVFYDPEADEALITELEAHLDPSVEVIEMDTDVNDPEFATAMAQRLDEHYRAWAASRPQA
- a CDS encoding phosphoenolpyruvate hydrolase family protein gives rise to the protein MTGQEALAKLRKTLDGGGVIIGAGAGTGISAKCAEAGGTDLIIIYNSGRYRMAGRGSLAGLMPYGDANAIVIDMASEVLPIVKHTPVLAGVCGTDPFRLMDKFLDEVEETGFAGVQNFPTVGLIDGTFRKNLEETGMGYGLEVEMIRLAHEKGLLTTPYVFDEESAQAMAEAGADVVVAHMGLTTKGSIGAETALTIEGAAERVQRIRDAAVAVRDDIIVLCHGGPIAEPEDAEYVLRNTSGVAGFFGASSMERLPTEIAMTANMKRFKSISR
- a CDS encoding PEP-utilizing protein, whose translation is MADESKIVKQFLGDEDFPIDWDNEGEKGLFWVYDDLHCPQPLSPMYFDIGGWWLTCDHMFRRFGTPFASDWIAKNVNGYLYTAAVPADPDFKVEAMEYGNVYYPRVPKDDPEYASKIGAYLGAVLPTYGQNFADWWRDRLVPEMRRNFDYLEDRIDRWEEIPLMEWATILEDAMDIHDRHWKIHWMLNFAQLSATLNLQAVMEEVRGEADPVLLGRLQNSAEDRNWDSIGALWKMKEEIKGDAELSEMFAKDTGTEVLEALEASERGRTFIAERLKPYQREFGWHAVWSHEFIFATRFERAQPVLEVIKGYLETDYDYPSTVKHLAEDIAAASAEMLEGLEGEALEKMRVANEINLKMAPLTPDHHFYIDQGSNAHVRLVLVCIGRHLVKMGVLDEPDDVIYLKYNELRYFMGDPENFDARGIIAKRKAEREAAYAVRPKDWIGTATESQLEFPYLGLWGFPDRLYMEQPEAEDQIAGLAASPGVYQGTAKVVLSVDEFDLVNKGDILVCQMTNPAWVTLFTKISGLVTDAGGLTSHPAVLAREFGIPAVIGTSVATEKIRTGDRLRVNGSTGVVEILSEGDKEGDVIGSDLFRT
- a CDS encoding GntR family transcriptional regulator, whose product is MSAPTGHHPDPVERNVLSAQVKDRILQQILEGELAPGSRIVETRIARELGTSQAPVREALRDLATLGLVDMEPYRGARVRRPTKVELVEAMEVRAELEALAARRAATRVDDGVLADLRALIDEMQRFADVGDTHAHALNNTEFHATVVRASGNRTLERTWSMLEPYARTYVTAMAPGTDLTWLTQRHVGIVEALEARDPERAAEAMRVHAREAQELILAMDESMFGKKTSGAEGDD
- a CDS encoding xanthine dehydrogenase family protein subunit M, yielding MMQAFGYARPHSLSETLSLLSEHGSQARVLAGGTDLIVGMRSGKLSARMVIDLKRVGELQPAITEQDGAVRIGATVVLTDVIEDERVKDAFPALIEAVSVVGSVQIRNRATLAGNICNASPGADTVPALMIYDAVVNVVSESGERRVPLVRFFVGPGQTVLGPGEIVTSIDLPIPDRPVGAAFERIARRRGMDLSAVNVGCLVAGDGVTRFAYGAVGPTAFAVEDRSGRLADPDLGEEEKEHLLSDLAAQARPISDLRASREYRQAMLPVLSKRALAAALGRLTGWL
- a CDS encoding (2Fe-2S)-binding protein — encoded protein: MQTGTIPISFTVNGRRCSLEVAPHHTLLDVLRDQLELTGTKECCTEGECGACTVLVDGRSVNSCLMLAAEAHGAEIMTVEGLATDGRLAPLQEAFLDEGAPQCGFCIPGQLMSAHALLNQNPHPVLEDVREALAGNLCRCAGYVQITKAVLAAAEKGDR